The Coffea eugenioides isolate CCC68of chromosome 8, Ceug_1.0, whole genome shotgun sequence genome has a segment encoding these proteins:
- the LOC113779013 gene encoding casein kinase 1-like protein 3 isoform X1, producing the protein MERIIGEKYKLGRKIGGGSFGVIYLATHIDTGEIVAIKIESKQTKHPQLMYEAKLYNILQGGSGIANIKWHGADGDDNVLVLDLLGPSLEDLFVYCGTKFSLKTVLMLADQMITRIEYVHSKGFLHRDVKPDNFLMGLGRKANQVYIIDFGLAKRYRDPTTNRHIPYREKKNLTGTARYASCNTHLGIEQSRRDDLEALGYVLLYFLRGSLPWQGLKAATKKQKYDKICDKKVSTPVEVLCKSYPVEFASYLHYCHSLTFDQRPDYGFLKRIFRDLFTREGFVFDYVFDWTIMKYQQSQRSKMNLQLHHPVSASGLTSTKELPVGLDKLQADRGTSDLRQPNGHISSLSGAVRDLSAGTMAEKLTISKEPHPSSSFSLANAFKRNIPKPGEPNETGKHGHRHNSKAGPSSSWMPSSRDLSSAK; encoded by the exons ATGGAGAGAATAATTGGAGAGAAATATAAGCTTGGGCGCAAGATCGGTGGCGGTTCGTTCGGAGTAATATATCTCG CTACTCATATCGACACGGGTGAAATTGTTGCGATTAAAATC GAAAGTAAGCAGACAAAACATCCACAATTAATGTATGAGGCGAAGTTGTATAATATTCTGCAGGGCGGAA GTGGCATTGCTAATATTAAATGGCATGGGGCAGATGGAGATGACAATGTCCTTGTCCTTGACCTTCTTGGTCCTAGCCTTGAAGATCTTTTCGTTTACTGTGGAACAAAGTTTTCTCTAAAAACAGTTCTCATGTTGGCTGACCAGATG ATTACGAGAATAGAATATGTGCATTCCAAAGGGTTTCTACATAGAGATGTCAAACCAGATAACTTCCTAATGGGTCTTGGAAGAAAAGCAAATCAG GTGTATATTATTGACTTTGGACTTGCGAAAAGATACCGCGATCCGACCACAAACCGCCACATCCCTTACAG ggaaaagaaaaatttgactGGAACTGCTCGATATGCAAGCTGTAATACTCATTTGGGCATTG AACAAAGTCGACGGGATGATTTAGAGGCTCTTGGTTATGTTCTTTTGTACTTCTTGAGAGGAAG CCTTCCATGGCAGGGTCTAAAAGCTGCTACAAAGAAGCAAAAGTATGATAAAATATGTGACAAAAAGGTGTCAACACCTGTTGAG GTTTTATGCAAGTCTTATCCTGTGGAGTTTGCATCTTATCTCCATTACTGCCACTCATTAACCTTTGATCAACGGCCTGATTATGGATTCTTGAAGCGTATATTCCGAGATTTATTTACTCGTGAAG GTTTTGTATTTGACTATGTATTTGATTGGACTATTATGAAGTATCAACAATCACAGAGGTCAAAGATGAATCTACAGCTACAT CATCCGGTGTCAGCTTCTGGGTTGACCAGCACTAAAGAATTGCCAGTGGGTTTAGATAAGCTTCAAG CAGACAGAGGAACAAGTGATCTGAGACAACCTAATGGTCACATATCTTCTCTTTCCGGAGCTGTACGCGATCTTAGTGCTGGTACTATGGCAGAGAAACTA ACTATAAGCAAGGAACCACACCCCTCATCTTCATTTTCTCTGGCTAATGCATTCAAAAGAAATATTCCAAAACCAGGAGAGCCAAATGAAACAGGAAAACATGGACATAGACACAATAGTAAAGCTGGCCCATCAAGCAGCTGGATGCCATCATCACGCGACCTTTCTTCTGCCAAGTAA
- the LOC113779013 gene encoding casein kinase 1-like protein 3 isoform X2, protein MERIIGEKYKLGRKIGGGSFGVIYLATHIDTGEIVAIKIESKQTKHPQLMYEAKLYNILQGGSGIANIKWHGADGDDNVLVLDLLGPSLEDLFVYCGTKFSLKTVLMLADQMITRIEYVHSKGFLHRDVKPDNFLMGLGRKANQVYIIDFGLAKRYRDPTTNRHIPYREKKNLTGTARYASCNTHLGIEQSRRDDLEALGYVLLYFLRGSLPWQGLKAATKKQKYDKICDKKVSTPVEVLCKSYPVEFASYLHYCHSLTFDQRPDYGFLKRIFRDLFTREGFVFDYVFDWTIMKYQQSQRSKMNLQLHHPVSASGLTSTKELPVGLDKLQDRGTSDLRQPNGHISSLSGAVRDLSAGTMAEKLTISKEPHPSSSFSLANAFKRNIPKPGEPNETGKHGHRHNSKAGPSSSWMPSSRDLSSAK, encoded by the exons ATGGAGAGAATAATTGGAGAGAAATATAAGCTTGGGCGCAAGATCGGTGGCGGTTCGTTCGGAGTAATATATCTCG CTACTCATATCGACACGGGTGAAATTGTTGCGATTAAAATC GAAAGTAAGCAGACAAAACATCCACAATTAATGTATGAGGCGAAGTTGTATAATATTCTGCAGGGCGGAA GTGGCATTGCTAATATTAAATGGCATGGGGCAGATGGAGATGACAATGTCCTTGTCCTTGACCTTCTTGGTCCTAGCCTTGAAGATCTTTTCGTTTACTGTGGAACAAAGTTTTCTCTAAAAACAGTTCTCATGTTGGCTGACCAGATG ATTACGAGAATAGAATATGTGCATTCCAAAGGGTTTCTACATAGAGATGTCAAACCAGATAACTTCCTAATGGGTCTTGGAAGAAAAGCAAATCAG GTGTATATTATTGACTTTGGACTTGCGAAAAGATACCGCGATCCGACCACAAACCGCCACATCCCTTACAG ggaaaagaaaaatttgactGGAACTGCTCGATATGCAAGCTGTAATACTCATTTGGGCATTG AACAAAGTCGACGGGATGATTTAGAGGCTCTTGGTTATGTTCTTTTGTACTTCTTGAGAGGAAG CCTTCCATGGCAGGGTCTAAAAGCTGCTACAAAGAAGCAAAAGTATGATAAAATATGTGACAAAAAGGTGTCAACACCTGTTGAG GTTTTATGCAAGTCTTATCCTGTGGAGTTTGCATCTTATCTCCATTACTGCCACTCATTAACCTTTGATCAACGGCCTGATTATGGATTCTTGAAGCGTATATTCCGAGATTTATTTACTCGTGAAG GTTTTGTATTTGACTATGTATTTGATTGGACTATTATGAAGTATCAACAATCACAGAGGTCAAAGATGAATCTACAGCTACAT CATCCGGTGTCAGCTTCTGGGTTGACCAGCACTAAAGAATTGCCAGTGGGTTTAGATAAGCTTCAAG ACAGAGGAACAAGTGATCTGAGACAACCTAATGGTCACATATCTTCTCTTTCCGGAGCTGTACGCGATCTTAGTGCTGGTACTATGGCAGAGAAACTA ACTATAAGCAAGGAACCACACCCCTCATCTTCATTTTCTCTGGCTAATGCATTCAAAAGAAATATTCCAAAACCAGGAGAGCCAAATGAAACAGGAAAACATGGACATAGACACAATAGTAAAGCTGGCCCATCAAGCAGCTGGATGCCATCATCACGCGACCTTTCTTCTGCCAAGTAA